A single Triticum dicoccoides isolate Atlit2015 ecotype Zavitan chromosome 2A, WEW_v2.0, whole genome shotgun sequence DNA region contains:
- the LOC119352476 gene encoding glutathione S-transferase U20-like — protein sequence MDAGESAVTCVDFWANGFGMRARIALRELGVAFEYVEEDLRVGVRSDLVRRMNPVHRSVPILIHRGRPVCGSLNILEYIDEVWSAPGETRRLLPGDPAGRADARFWADFVDHKVFPTQTRFLKSKGEEKDVAKEELVEQLKLLEEVLGDKGYFSGEEFGFLDIVLIPFSSMFRGYEQHGGFDLEVECPNLMRWVKRCKERESVGAVLPDETKMYQLHKEWYGIE from the exons ATGGACGCCGGGGAGAGCGCCGTGACGTGCGTCGACTTCTGGGCCAACGGGTTCGGCATGCGGGCGCGGATCGCGCTGCGCGAGCTAGGCGTGGCGTTCGAGTACGTCGAGGAGGACCTCCGCGTCGGCGTGAGGAGCGACCTGGTGCGGCGCATGAACCCCGTCCACCGCTCCGTGCCCATCCTGATCCACCGCGGCCGTCCGGTCTGCGGCTCCCTCAACATCCTCGAGTACATCGACGAGGTCTGGAGCGCACCGGGCGAGACCCGCCGCTTGCTCCCCGGCGACCCGGCCGGCAGGGCCGACGCCAGGTTCTGGGCCGACTTCGTTGACCACAAG GTGTTCCCTACTCAGACAAGGTTCCTGAAGAGCAAGGGCGAGGAGAAAGATGTGGCCAAGGAAGAGCTTGTCGAGCAACTCAAACTCCTGGAGGAGGTGCTTGGGGACAAGGGATATTTTTCGGGCGAAGAATTCGGGTTCTTGGATATCGTCCTCATCCCATTTTCAAGCATGTTTCGTGGGTACGAGCAGCATGGAGGGTTTGACCTCGAGGTTGAGTGCCCCAACCTCATGCGATGGGTGAAGAGGTGCAAGGAGAGGGAGAGTGTCGGAGCTGTTCTTCCGGATGAGACGAAGATGTACCAATTACACAAGGAGTGGTACGGTATTGAGTAG